In Carassius carassius chromosome 46, fCarCar2.1, whole genome shotgun sequence, the following proteins share a genomic window:
- the LOC132129331 gene encoding uncharacterized protein LOC132129331 gives MDTDGYTQEAYRTRAQIIDRVSRGLVVNIGDLKLDDSGIYWVAIDKIYADIMRRIQVTVTKEAVIKPKVWPLSSLKMTCWGQPSVFRCRSERGMDVQYSWYRVGYPNNIVLHHSTDLFLHCSNITEDSQFFCSAFNDVSSQNSEFVSLQLLHPADKDCVYLISSYAFSSYDCIRSTTSLSTSIQTTENFLSSATVSHITWSQNKTMVQSGLPLWYECLRWILCSVMIAILCVVHTCSKYTSRRLRAQGKHPKDI, from the exons ATGGACACAGATGGATACACACAGGAGGCCTACCGAACACGGGCTCAAATCATTGATAGAGTTTCTAGAGGTTTGGTTGTTAATATCGGAGATCTAAAGTTGGATGACAGTGGAATATACTGGGTCGCGATTGACAAAATTTATGCTGATATAATGAGAAGGATACAAGTCACAGTAACAAAAG AGGCTGTAATAAAACCAAAGGTGTGGCCTCTCAGTTCCCTAAAGATGACATGCTGGGGACAACCGTCTGTGTTTCGCTGTAGGAGTGAGAGAGGAATGGATGTGCAGTACTCTTGGTACAGAGTTGGATACCCAAATAACATTGTCTTGCACCATTCCACCGATCTCTTTCTCCATTGTTCAAACATCACTGAAGACAGTCAGTTTTTTTGCTCAGCCTTTAATGATGTCAGCAGCCAGAACAGTGAGTTTGTTTCTCTGCAACTACTTCATCCTGCAGACAAGGACTGTGTTTATCTCATCTCATCATACG CTTTCTCTAGCTATGACTGTATAAGAAGCACAACATCGCTCTCAACATCCATCCAAACGACAGAGAACTTCCTGAGCTCTGCAACAGTTTCTCATATCACGTGGAGTCAGAATAAGACAAT ggTCCAGTCTGGTTTACCACTGTGGTATGAGTGTCTTCGCTGGATTCTTTGCTCAGTTATGATTGCCATCTTATGTGTAGTGCACACATGCTCAAAATATACATCAAGAAGACTTAGGGCTCAAGGCAAACACCCCAAAGACATCTGA